From Daphnia pulicaria isolate SC F1-1A chromosome 4, SC_F0-13Bv2, whole genome shotgun sequence, one genomic window encodes:
- the LOC124336018 gene encoding transmembrane protein 94-like isoform X3 → MEKRGLSTSEALQILLDDMNDVIEQDKLQDVKQNKFASCNMLFRLMKTSLQIREPLCTFNWISLSVLSAEVIAMLVAYEIHDYQQSQALLWEAVLLLLLAVFNFSFACWDTRLRVTEMRTRTEWLRNFVNEWKHKCEWSPENYPHIHSPQSPSITLQPTIRDGNIVNLPWALLVKGDVIVLRPGQPAPGRCRNVKTLDNDESNFVLEADEIYTPLTDSDKAGPFNTPLLRRPLPCTYCVLEETPYVHSIQVALKEALNRPTGVLHKEKFLCFAVCLEQFIAPIFLVLLLVFNAGRYFYFSDHLSTGHWTEMFLIQPCLVVLPLLPIILPVAWLLINVYGVALILALFYTARHYKVSNDPFEDAEVTAPTHSSLWIKCKEMKPYFLDTLMGRGKSPFRTGNIFQTLSSVTALCCVDKKGILSWPNPTAEKIFFLRNGSWGHQQTDFKEETVTLKPSSTAVGAILKKGKDSAKKTRKRSNKRNYAEQFNVDVRSSYETRAEVLDLSHDCTAPFRLQFDDPSWQQYMGSLKPLGLAILLNTCNPSTQERYSQFCSHLACLSKFHEDTVPVTNRRCLCELAKQIGFQNTARNIFSLKDQLFIFRHQADPSSRKDRLARSLSLPKLKFPFPNMVGVCVQESNTGRFQLLSQGTGEILLDACVDYWNGIDLCPLTLADRKRILDFYNRSSLTAYCTAFSYRPVDARYRETTVCGGAESLFHNSGVYLELPTDSSHLYHPQRSPTPEGNESLSRIHSDGNLYCATTTAGYYSRSNDSSMAESPNEPSPNSPEGVFQLQCNQTFVGMVTMQYQARTDMVQLIEQLDKSSVRFVHFSKENELRSRVFSEKMGLESGWNCHISLLSENDGETKEEGNEEMTKRRQNKSSMSLLNKDEFGVLNVSAKNPHCLSISAPSAINIEMTQVKFEDEIFLHSLTDDDSQSENSDTDLLKDEDRDRLFHSQKSPVSVKTPSPQRHNLVNCSSNSSSPSLERCNSRSRSSSSSSSSSSSSSSSSSSVLLNVVGGVGGSCWDLNLSRSQSHVTESTEQSAPVAFDLTNRAKLPRGIEEIRPHIENVDNVPLLVSLFTESTPAAAREMIKIMQEYGEVVCIVGSSASAYNSAIFMQADASLAVEPLYPQVCQQVPVFSSLSQTNTVSPAELSRRLNSLPCALSFHRDELSSLLHLVLEARHVGFCLRNVLQLWAASIASLSTVQLGAALLFLPPIFTAGQILWFTCVIIPLLSISLIGAPTDPGVMNVATGKNSRKVDKGTFKFVLWSYGLKFFPSMIVLLIFYGASLLSLCSYVSPDCQTTSNCSWVYPSRNGTVVKGLWSGWGEPAHLPLLYTIQHSTALAFVIYLVFISLSFVHRQFHFWQVNPFSNRLWITCSGVVSILQIIYFAIGTGAIGAYLTTDNSCPSTSSISGFPLPGWLLLVWPIPLIGLNELVKHYEIKVNVRLQKRARLEFGTKLGMNSPF, encoded by the exons ATGGAGAAGAGAGGGCTCAGCACATCAGAGGCTCTTCAGATATTATTGGATGACATGAATGATGTTATAGAACAGGATAAGTTGCAGGatgtcaaacaaaacaa ATTTGCGAGCTGCAACATGCTCTTTCGTTTAATGAAAACATCCCTTCAAATCAGAGAGCCGTTGTGCACTTTCAACTGGATATCATTATCAGTCCTAAGTGCTGAAGTGATAGCTATGCTCGTTGCCTACGAGATTCACGATTATCAACA ATCACAGGCATTGTTGTGGGAAGCTGTCTTACTTTTATTGTTGGCTGTGTTCAATTTTTCGTTCGCTTGCTGGGATACACGCTTGCGTGTAACTGAAATGCGCACTCGAACCGAGTGGCTCCGGAATTTTGTCAATGAATGGAAACACAAATGTGAATGGAGCCCAGAAAATTACCCTCACATCCATAGTCCACAGTCACCTAGCATAACTTTGCAACCCACCATAAGAGATGGAAATATAGTCAACCTTCCTTGGGCTCTTCTAGTAAAGGGAGATGTAATAGTGCTTCGACCAGGTCAACCTGCTCCTGGACGCTGTAGAAATGTAAAG ACTCTAGATAATGATGAATCAAACTTTGTGTTGGAGGCGGACGAAATTTATACGCCACTGACCGACTCGGACAAAGCGGGTCCGTTTAACACGCCACTATTGCGCCGACCTTTACCTTGCACTTATTGCGTTCTCGAAGAAACCCCGTACGTCCATTCAATCCAAGTTGCTCTGAAAGAAGCTTTGAATCGGCCCACTGGCGTTCttcataaagaaaaatttttgtgttttgccgTCTGTTTGGAGCAGTTTATCGCCCCAATTTTTCTG GTCCTTTTACTAGTGTTCAATGCCGGGCGCTACTTTTACTTTTCAGATCACCTTAGTACCGGCCATTGGACGGAAATGTTTCTCATCCAACCCTGCTTAGTGgtgcttcctcttcttccaatTATTTTACCTGTCGCCTGGCTCTTAATTAATGTCTATGGCGTTGCCCTTATTCTCGCTCTCTTCTACACAGCGCGTCATTACAAA GTTAGCAACGATCCGTTTGAGGATGCAGAAGTCACAGCCCCAACTCATTCTTCCTTATGGATCAAATGTAAAGAAATGAAACCTTATTTCCTAGACACATTAATGGGTAGGGGCAAGTCGCCCTTCCGAACCGGTAACATTTTCCAGACACTATCTTCTGTCACG gcactttgtTGTGTTGACAAGAAAGGGATTTTATCATGGCCCAATCCCACGGCGgagaaaatctttttcctGCGAAATGGCTCATGGGGACATCAGCAAActgattttaaagaagaaactgTCACTCTCAAACCCAGCAGCACAGCGGTTGgcgccattttaaaaaaggggaaagataGCGCCAAAAAGACGCGGAAGCGCTCGAATAAGCGGAATTATGCGGAAC AATTCAATGTAGATGTTCGAAGTAGCTACGAGACTAGAGCAGAAGTCCTGGACTTGAGTCACGACTGCACCGCACCTTTCCGTCTCCAGTTTGACGATCCTTCTTGGCAGCAGTACATGGGATCGTTGAAACCCCTAGGTCTGGCCATCCTGTTGAACACCTGTAACCCTTCTACTCAGGAAAGATACAGCCAGTTCTGTTCCCACCTCGCCTGTCTCAGCAAATTCCACGAAGATACTGTCCCGGTTACAAATCGACG TTgcctgtgtgaattggccaAACAAATTGGTTTCCAGAATACTGCCcgcaacattttttctttaaaagatCAACTTTTCATCTTTCGACAT CAAGCGGATCCTTCCAGCCGCAAGGACAGACTGGCTCGCAGCTTGTCTCTTCCGAAATTAAAGTTCCCTTTCCCGAATATGGTCGGTGTCTGTGTTCAAGAATCCAACACGGGCCGGTTTCAATTACTATCACAAGGTACAGGTGAAATTCTATTGGATGCCTGTGTCGACtactggaatggaattgacCTCTGCCCACTAACATTGGCCGATAG GAAGAGGATCCTCGATTTCTACAACCGCAGTAGCTTGACGGCCTATTGTACAGCTTTCTCTTACCGGCCGGTGGATGCTCGCTACCGTGAAACAACTGTGTGCGGAGGAGCCGAGTCACTGTTTCACAATTCGGGAGTCTATTTGGAGTTGCCTACGGATAGTTCTCACCTCTACCATCCACAGCGAAGCCCAACACCGGAAGGCAATGAATCACTCTCGCGCATCCATTCAGACGGAAACCTTTATTGCGCAACAACAACTGCCGGATATTATTCGAGATCCAACGATTCCTCCATGGCCGAATCGCCAAACGAACCTAGTCCTAATTCCCCGGAAGGTGTTTTTCAACTCCAGTGCAACCAGACTTTTGTCGGCATGGTCACCATGCAATATCAAGCCAGGACTGATATG GTTCAACTGATTGAACAGCTGGACAAGTCGTCGGTGCGTTTCGTTCATTTCAGCAAGGAGAACGAGCTGCGATCGCGAGTCTTTTCCGAGAAAATGGGTTTGGAAAGCGGCTGGAACTGCCACATCAGTTTACTTAGCGAAAACGATGGTGAAACCAAAGAAGAAGGGAACGAGGAAATGACCAAGCGGCGCCAGAACAAATCGTCCATGAGCTTGTTGAACAAGGACGAGTTTGGTGTGCTGAACGTCTCTGCCAAGAACCCGCATTGCCTGAGCATTTCCGCTCCTAGCGCCATCAACATTGAAATGACTCAAGTCAAGTTTGAAGACGAGATATTTCTTCACAGCCTGACGGACGATGATTCCCAGTCGGAAAATTCTGATACCGATCTACTCAAAGATGAAGATCGAGACAG acTATTTCACTCTCAAAAGAGTCCGGTATCGGTGAAAACTCCGTCTCCGCAACGGCACAATTTGGTGAACTGTTCCAGTAATAGCAGTAGCCCATCTCTGGAGCGCTGTAACAGTCGGAGTagaagtagcagcagcagtagcagcagtagtagttccagcagcagtagcagttcGAGTGTTTTACTCAACGTCGTTGGGG GAGTCGGTGGCAGTTGTTGGGATTTAAACTTGTCAAGATCACAGAGTCACGTTACGGAAAGTACAGAGCAGAGTGCTCCAGTAGCTTTTGACCTTACTAACCGG gcTAAACTTCCAAGAGGAATTGAAGAGATCCGACCGCATATTGAAAATGTTGACAATGTTCCTCTTTTGGTGTCTTTGTTCACAGAGTCTACTCCCGCCGCTGCAAGAGAAatg ATCAAGATAATGCAGGAATATGGAGAAGTTGTGTGCATTGTTGGTTCCTCTGCATCCGCCTACAACTCCGCCATCTTTATGCAAGCCGATGCcag TTTGGCGGTGGAGCCGCTGTACCCTCAAGTTTGCCAACAAGTGCCCGTCTTCTCTTCTTTATCGCAGACAAATACTGTGTCTCCCGCCGAGTTGAGTCGCCGCCTCAATTCACTTCCCTGTGCGCTGTCTTTCCATCGAGATGAATTATCCTCGTTGCTCCATCTTGTCCTCGAGGCCCGTCACGTTGGCTTTTGCCTGCGCAATGTTCTTCAGCTGTGGGCAGCCTCAATCGCCTCTCTGTCTACCGTCCAACTAGGAGCAGCCCTGCTCTTCCTTCCACCCATTTTCACGGCTGGCCAAATCCTTTGGTTTACTTGCGTCATCATTCCTCTATTGTCCATCAGTCTTATTGGTGCTCCTACCGATCCAGGCGTTATGAACGTCGCTACCGGAAAAAATTCACGAAAAGTCGATAAAGGG ACTTTCAAGTTCGTTTTGTGGAGCTATGGACTCAAATTCTTCCCATCGATGATCGTTCTCCTCATCTTTTATGGCGCATCACTGCTATCCCTCTGCTCTTATGTCAGTCCCGACTGTCAAACGACATCCAACTGTTCGTGGGTTTATCCATCACGTAATGGAACTGTAGTGAAAGGGCTTTGGTCTGGCTGGGGAGAACCGGCTCATCTGCCTCTTTTGTACACTATACAGCACAGCACCGCTTTGGCCTTTGTAATTTATCTAG TTTTTATATCCTTGTCGTTTGTTCATCGCCAATTCCACTTTTGGCAAGTCAATCCGTTTAGCAATCGATTGTGGATCACTTGTTCCGGTGTCGT GAGCATCTTGCAAATAATCTACTTTGCAATCGGCACCGGGGCGATTGGTGCCTATTTGACGACCGATAATTCGTGCCCTTCGACCAGTTCGATATCCGGTTTTCCCCTTCCGGGATGGCTTCTCCTAGTATGGCCAATCCCTCTCATCGGGCTTAACGAATTGGTCAAACATTATGAGATCAA GGTTAATGTCCGGCTTCAGAAGAGAGCTCGGTTAGAGTTTGGAACAAAGCTCGGAATGAATTCTCcgttttga